The genome window CACGAGCAGCCGCAGCTACATCGGCGCCGCCACGATCAGGCCGCCACCGTGCCAATCACCACCGACCGAATTGTCTGATTTTGGCCTGCATGCTCGCTGACGCCGTCGTCGACACCGTCAGCGGCGGTCAACATCCATAGCGGGGCGGTCGTCAACCCGGAGCGCAGGGACGCCGGGTTCTCCTGCGCACCGGTTGTGTAGTGTGTGTGTATGGCTCGGTTGAATGTGTGGGTTCCGGACGAGTTGGCCGCTCGGGCACGGGCACAGTCGTTGAATGTGTCGGCGTTGACCCAGCAGGCCTTGGCCGCCGAGCTCGACCGGCAGGCCACCGACACGTGGCTGGCCGAGTTGCCGGCACCGCGGCGACCGGTCGCCCACGCGACGGTGGTGGCCGCGCTCGACGCCGCCCGCGCCGAGTTCGAGGCCGATCCCGAGCAGGGGGCTCGCGAGTGAGCGTGCCCGAGCAAGCGAGCCTGCCTGCGTCCGCGACAGGTCCGCCGGCGGGGTCGGCGGCGTCGCGGGGTCGGGCTGTCGCCGATCGGATGGTGGTGGTCGATGCTTCGGTGGTGGTGGATCTGCTGGCCGGTACCGAGCTGGCCGCCGCTGTCGCGCGGCGGCTGTCGGGCACCGTGCTACACGCCCCGGCGCACTGTGAGGCCGAAGTGCTCTCGGCGCTTGGCCGGCTCCAGCGCGCCGGTGAGCTGACCGTTGACGAGGTGGACGCGGCAGTGGCCGCGGTGGCCGCGATGCCGCTCACGCGCCACCCGTTGGCCGCCTTGCTGCCCGGGGCGTGGGCCCGGCGCGGGCGTCTGCGTCTGCTGGACGCACTCTATGTGGAGTTGGCCAGCCAACTCGACACAGTGGTCGTGACTACCGATCACCGCTTGGCCCGTGCCACCGACCGCGCTGAGGCCATCGTCGCCGCCGACGATCGCTGACACACACGGGATTAGAGCCGTGCATGAATCCTGGACTTCCGGTGGCTCAGATGGCGGTGGACCCGCAGCAATCACACCGCCGACCACAGGCAGGGGCCGGACGTGGCGAACGTTGTGAACAGGGATTACGTCGACCCGGTGGGTCCTGCAGGACGGGGTCGAGCCTCGGCGCTGGTGCCGTAGATGCGCACCCGGTGGCCGCTGCGGTGCACCGCAGACAGGCCGGGCGGCGCTTCGACGAGCACACGCACCCGAGTCCCGTCCCGCGAAATATCAGCTCGGCGGACCCAGGGCGGCTTCGCCGATGATCTGGATTGGGTGGCCGGTTGCCGCCCCGGGCCCGTACTACTCGCCGGCGACGCCCGCCCACGTGCACTCACCCTCAGCCGTGCTGAGCCAAGGGCTCAACACCAGGCGCGCCGCCGACCTCGCTGGCCGGCTGGCCATGGGCCTGCACCATGCCGACGACCAGATCCATCGACGGCTACCAGCATGCACGACATCCGGTCGGGCGCCGCGTGCTGCGCGTCGTCGCGCCGACAGTTGATGGTGCAGCTCCATGCCGCTGATTTCACGATCCTTCAGCCGGCCGCGATGGCCACGACTGCCACGGCGGCGAGCAGCAGGCCGACCGGTTGCCCGCGGGGTCCACGCTCGCGCGGCGTGACGGTCCTGTCCCCGGGTGGCTCTGCGGCCGACCCGGCTCAGGCCGGCGTGAGATCCCCGCGGAGCACGGTCGACCCGGCCGTGTCCAGCACCTTGAACCCGGAGGCGTCCGGCCGGAGCACCGAGGAGTTGAGGTTGCAGACCATCGGGGCCGCACCGGTCCCGATGAACGCGCCCGCGTCGACCTCCCGGCCGTCGGTGGCCTCGACGACGACGCGGTAGGTCGCCCCGGGCCGGAACCCGTCGGCGTCCAGCACGATCTCCATCCCCCAGGTGTGCGGGATCGCGACCGCGCTCGCCCGGATTTCCGGGGCGCTCGCCTGCACGGCGACCGGCTCGCGGGGGATCCCGTCGTAGTCGCCCACCGCGTAGCCGGCCACGCCGCCGACCACGATCGCGACGGCCGCCGCGGCCGCGGCGACGCTCGTCGGGAGCCGTCGGCGCGGAGCCGGCCGGCGCTCCGCGCGCGCCGCCGCCACGATCCGCTCGCCCAGGTCGGCCGGTGGTACGGGTGTGCGGTCCAGGTGCTTGGGATCCACCCCGCCCAGCGCGGGCAGCACCGACGAGACTTTGGCCAGCTCGGCGCGGCAGGCCGCACAGCCGTCCAGGTGCGCCCGCACGGCGGCGGCCTCGCCGTCCGGCAGGCGCCCGATCGCGTAGTCACCGAGCGACTCCCGCATGGTCCGGTGCTCGTCCGGCGTCACGGTTGCACCCCATCTCGTCCATCGTCAGGCGCAGCGCCTTCAGCCCGCAGAAGACCCGGCTGCGGATCGTCCCGAGTGGCACGCCCGCCTCGGCCGCGATCTCGGCACGCGGGCGCTGCCGCAGGTAGGCCTCCACGATCGCCTGCCGATGCTCGGGCGGAGCCGGCGCAGTGCCTCCTCGACCAGCCAGGTGTCGATCACAGCGTCGTCGGCCGGACCGACCGCGTCCGGAGTGGACTCGGGATCGTCGGTGAGGGCACGCTGCCAGGGCCGTGCGGTGATGCGGCGGATCTCGTCGATCACCACGCTCCGCGATTCCGCGGCGACACGTCCTACCAGGTTCTGCGCGGAGCCGATAAGTCTGGAGCCAACGGGTCTCGGCAGTACCCGTGATCGGACCACCGCACCCTTGGCCGGCGGAGGATCGGGCTTCGACCCGCGCCGCGGGCACAGCATCAGCGACACCACGCCTGTTCAATACCCTGAGGGGGTATTATACTTTGGGGGTGTCCTGCCGTACGTCTTTGGAGATGTGACTGTGTCTCGATCAGCTGCCGGTCGGCGCCAGCACCCCACCGCAGGCCCGTGGGCTGCGGTGGTGACCGCCGTGGGTTCCGAGCAGGGGCGTGCCGTCCTGCGTTGCCTCCTCGGATGCACGAGTCGAGCTCTGCAGAATCGTGCGAGCGCGACACGAGAGGGCTCGCACGGCAATAGCTGTCGCTGAATGCTCGCCGGGACTCGTGGAGACGACACGTGTCGACCGGGCTGTCGGCGCTCCACCCGTCCCCGGAGGTCGACCTGCTGCTCTGGACGGCAGTCACAGATCAGCGCGGGCGGTGAGCGGTCAGCTCGACGGCGGGGCTGGTCCCCCGGCGTGGACATTCGGTGAGCGCCACATCGACAAACCCGGCTTCCGCAGACCGGACACGCAGGCTATGGGCAGGTTCGGCCAGCACATGGCGATGCACGGTAAGCACCAGCAACCCGCCCGGACGCAACACACGGAACAGCTCAGCGAACCCGAGCGACTGGTCCCAGAGCATGACGTTGTTGACCGAGATCGCCACATCCATCGACTGGTCCGCACAGCCGGTGCGCTCGGCCGTCCCGTCACCGATCTCGAGCGCGCCCATAGCGATCGGCCCCGCGCAGCGGCGGGTGGCCATCGCCCGCATCGTGGCTGACGGATCCACCCCCCGCACGAAACCGCTGGGGACGATCAGCCCTGCAGCCAGCGCCAGCCCGACCCCGGGCCCGCAACCCACCACGATGACTTGGTGATCGGGCCGCAGCTTCGCCCGGTCGACGGCCCATCGTTCCTGCCGACGGTTCCCCCAGGCCATCACCGCTCCACCGAGCCGCCCAGCCAGGCCACGGGGATGCCCGAAGGCCGCGTCGAGGGCTCGCCTCAGCCCGGTCGGACCAACGTCAGCGTGCGGTCGGTCAGCGTCAGCATCCATCAATGCAGCTCACCATCCCCGGCCGCCGATGCCGTCAGGGATCACCCTGACCGGAAATTCTGTCGGACACGGGCGCGCGGGATGACCGGCGCGGCTGGGCGTGATCGCGGCGTCGGGGGACGGGTTGCCTGGGCCACTGGAAGGCGTTCACCCAGTGAGTACGCCCAGGGCTTGCGACCTGCCCTGCGAGGCTGACCGCATCGTCCGTCCGCCTCCGGGGCGGCGTGGCGATGCTGTGGTTAGAGTCAGCAAGTCCGGAACGGGCCCAGGTCGAGAGGGAGGGACGGCGACGGTGCGTACCGCGATGCATCGCCCCGCAGCCCCGTTCGTCCTCCTGCTGATCGCCGTGTTCGTGCACACCGCGTTCGGACCCGTTCTGGCCTGCCACACCATCACTCCGGAGCAACCGGTTGCGAGCGTCGCCGCCGTCACGGCGCTGGTCCAGGAGACCGGGGGATGTCCCGGATGCCTGCCCGACGCGCCTCTCGACGCTGAGGGCAACGCCAGTGTTCCGGCAAACGGGGATACGCCAGGTTCGCCGGCCGTGACTGGTCTGTGCACCCCCGACCGTCCCTGCCATCACGCCCCGGCAGGACGAGACACTGCTGTCGACCCCGCGGTCCGCGGGGTCGATGCCCCACGTGACAGCGGCCCCGCTCTCCTCTCCACGTGCTTCAGGCCGGACCAGGTCGAGCAGCCGGTCCTGCCCGCCCCGGCATCGAACCCGGTGCCTCCGGCGGCGGTGCTGGCACCAGTCGCCGTGCTCTGCGTCGATCGGAACTGACCCGGCCCGGGCTCCAGATTCGATCGATCCCCGTCCGTGACCGGCTGACGAGGCTGGTTCGCAGGACATCACGTCCGGACTCATCTGCACCGGAATCCCGATTCGATGCGGCACCAGGCCGCCCAACCCGAAGGGCATCGCATGCCACGCGCCACCCCAAGCCCTCGCCCGACACACACGGCGCATGTCCAACACGACGTCGTCCCTGATCATCGTCAGCCTCTCGACGAGATCCCTGCTCTACAGCATGGCGGCGAGCAACCGGGCGGACTTGTTCTCTCGCTGCTCGACGCGCACCTAGCTGTGTCGGGCTGCCCGGGGATCGGACACCTCTCGAGCCCGTGTCACCGGGAGCGTCGGCCGATCGATCTCCATCGCCTTGAAAACCTGCCGACAATCGGCAAAATGTCCGGTCCGCCCCCTACCCGCGCGCCGAACTGTGGTCGGGACCGGCATGGAAGGCGCGCTCCGTGAAGATCGTGTGCATCGGTGGCGGTCCGGCAGGTCTGTACCTGGCCATCCTGGCCCGGTTGCGCTCGGACGGCCGGGACGAAGTCGTCGTCGCCGAGCGCAACCCGCCAGGGGAGGCTTCCGGGTTCGCCGTGACCCTCGGCGAGGACATCCTTGACGAGCTGTACCGCACCGACCCGGTGGGCGCGGACGGCGTCCGAGCCGCCGCGCACGTCTGGGGCGACCAGGTCGTCGAGGTCGCCGGCGAGACCGTGCACCTCGGCGGCCGCTACGGCTACTCGATCGGGCGCGCCCGGCTACTCGAGGCGCTCACCGTCCGGGCCCGGCAGGTGGGAGTCGACCTGCGGTTCGACACCGAGACCGCCCCCGACGGCGATCTCGCGGCCGATCCGCTGACCGCGGACGCCGACGTCGTCGTCGCAGCGGACGGGATCAACAGCGCCGTTCGCGACGCCCGCACCGCGGAGTTCGGCACCCGGCTCACCCACGGCACCAACCGCTACGCCTGGTTCGGCACATCGAAGACGTTCGAGGCGTTCACCTTCGCCTTCGAGCGCA of Pseudonocardia autotrophica contains these proteins:
- a CDS encoding type II toxin-antitoxin system CcdA family antitoxin, yielding MARLNVWVPDELAARARAQSLNVSALTQQALAAELDRQATDTWLAELPAPRRPVAHATVVAALDAARAEFEADPEQGARE
- a CDS encoding type II toxin-antitoxin system VapC family toxin, producing the protein MPASATGPPAGSAASRGRAVADRMVVVDASVVVDLLAGTELAAAVARRLSGTVLHAPAHCEAEVLSALGRLQRAGELTVDEVDAAVAAVAAMPLTRHPLAALLPGAWARRGRLRLLDALYVELASQLDTVVVTTDHRLARATDRAEAIVAADDR
- a CDS encoding zf-HC2 domain-containing protein, translated to MTPDEHRTMRESLGDYAIGRLPDGEAAAVRAHLDGCAACRAELAKVSSVLPALGGVDPKHLDRTPVPPADLGERIVAAARAERRPAPRRRLPTSVAAAAAAVAIVVGGVAGYAVGDYDGIPREPVAVQASAPEIRASAVAIPHTWGMEIVLDADGFRPGATYRVVVEATDGREVDAGAFIGTGAAPMVCNLNSSVLRPDASGFKVLDTAGSTVLRGDLTPA
- a CDS encoding sigma factor-like helix-turn-helix DNA-binding protein: MPAARVEARSSAGQGCGGPITGTAETRWLQTYRLRAEPGRTCRRGIAERGDRRDPPHHRTALAACPHRRSRVHSGRGRSGRRRCDRHLAGRGGTAPAPPEHRQAIVEAYLRQRPRAEIAAEAGVPLGTIRSRVFCGLKALRLTMDEMGCNRDAGRAPDHAGVAR
- a CDS encoding class I SAM-dependent methyltransferase, with the protein product MAWGNRRQERWAVDRAKLRPDHQVIVVGCGPGVGLALAAGLIVPSGFVRGVDPSATMRAMATRRCAGPIAMGALEIGDGTAERTGCADQSMDVAISVNNVMLWDQSLGFAELFRVLRPGGLLVLTVHRHVLAEPAHSLRVRSAEAGFVDVALTECPRRGTSPAVELTAHRPR